ATGAAAATTATTGATGGAACTCTCATTATTAAGAATATTCAAAAGTCTAACGAAGGATTTTACTTATGCAAAGCATCCAATGGGATAGGTGGAATTTCAGCCGTGGCTAAAATATCAGTTCAGGCACCTCCTTCCTTTGAAATCAAGAAGAGAACTCAAACAGCACTCATCTCGGACAACACTGTACTACAATGTGAAGCAAAAGGAGAGAAACCCATCGGTGTTTTGTGGAACATGAACAACAAACGACTTGATGCCAAAGTTGACGACCGATACACTATCAGAGAAGAAGTTATAGATGATGGAGTTTTGAGTACGATCAGCATCAAAAGAACAGAAAGAGGAGACTCCGCACTTTTCACTTGTGTGGCCACCAATGCATTTGGAAGTGATGATACGAgcattaatttgattattcaaGAAAATCCGGAAACTCCGTATGATTTGAAGGTTCTTGATAAGGCTGGACGTACCGTCAAACTCTCTTGGCAAACTCCCTATAACGGCAACTCCAATCTTACACGCTACGTTATTGAGTTCAAACCAACAAAAGGATCCTGGAAAAATGATATTGATCATGTTCTTGTACCTGGGGATCAAAATCAAGCCGTGGTATATAGCCTTAAGCCTGCCAATTCCTATCACTTTAGAATTGTTGCTCAAAATGTGATTGGTGTCTCTGGACCCTCCGATACAATTACAATTGAGACTGCCGAAGAAGCTCCCTCCGGACCACCTGTTGATATCCGTGTTTCAGCTGTTGATCAACAAACTCTTCGAGTGTCTTGGAAACCTCCTCTAACTGAGCATTGGAATGGTGATATTCTTGGATACTATGTGGGCTACAAAGCAACTGCCAATAGTGAAGAAAAACCTTATTTATTCGAGACAGTGGAATTCAGAAAGGAACAAGGCCATGAGCATCAACTTCAAATCTCTAACTTAGAAGTATTTACTGAATATGCCGTCGTTGTTCAAGCCTTTAATAAAATTGGCCAGGGACCAATGTCTGACGAAGTCTTGGTCCACACCGCCGAAGGAGCTCCCACCGAACCCCCACAAGACATTGATCTCGTAACTCTGTCTTCTCAAAGTATAAAAGTCACTTGGTCTTCACCCCCACTAGCTTCAGCTCATGGTATTATTAAGGGTTATAAGGTTATTTACGGACCTAGCAAAGTTTGGTATGATCCTTCATCCCATGCTACGAAGATTTCTTCCGACATGCAAGCCGAACTCACTGGCCTTCAGCGCTACACGAATTACTCAATACAAGTTCTTGCTTTTACAAATGGCGGAGATGGTACCAAAACTGAGGTTTTCACTACAACCACTGAACAAGATATCCCTGGACCTCCTTCTTCTGTGAAAGCTCTTGCCATGTCTGATGACTCTATCCTCGTGTCTTGGCAATTACCAAAggaacaaaatggaaaaattattcaatataccGTGTACATTAAGGAGTTAGATAGAAGTAGAGATATTGCACCAACAAGCCGAAAAGTGGATTCTCTTCAAATGAGTCTGCAAATCGATAACTTGAGCTCTAAAGCAAGATATGAATTTTGGGTCACTGCACACACATCTATTGGAGGAGGACCCCGATCTAAAAAGGTCACTCTAACACCAACCGATAGAATTCCCGCTAAAATTGCTTCATTTGGAAATAGTTACTCAGCTATTGCCAAAACAGATATCCAACTGCCTTGCATTGCCGTAGGGTTTCCGATCCCTGCCCTTCACTGGAAAATTGATGGAATGCCCATTCCAGAAAATGATAGAATTCGCCAACTACCAGATGGATCCCTTCAAATCACTCGCATTTCTAAGGATGATGCTGCCCAATATACTTGTATGGTCAACAATAAATATGGTCAAGACACAGTTATTCACCAACTCATTGTGAACGGCCCCCCAGATCCACCAGAGATGTCATTGACTGCTCAAACCACAGATTCTATCACAGTTAAGATCAAACCAACCAAAAATGTTGACAAGTCTAGTATTCATGGCTTTACTATTCATTATAAGCCCGAATTCGGTGATTGGAGTACTGCCTCAGTTCCTTATGGATCTGAAGAATTTATTTTGGATGAGCTTCTCTGTGGTCaaagatatcatttatatgCTACTGCTTATAATGAGTAAGTACtttttccttaaataattaCTATAGGACTAATTAATCTATTAACTTTGTATTCAATAGCATTGGAATCGGTGATATCAGCCCTCAAGTTACAACAAAGACAAAAGGCGTTCAACCCACTGTACCTGATGCACATCGTTTTCTGGAAGTATCTGCAGGAAGTGTAACTCTTCATTTGAATGCCTGGATTGATGGTGGATGTcccatgaaatattttatggtcGAGTACAAACCCAAAAACCACAAGGACTGGACTCTTGTTTCTAATTCAGTTAAAGCCGGCGGAAATTTCGTTGTTTTGGATTTGAACCCTGCAACTTGGTATAATTTGAGAGTAACTGCTCATAATAATGCTGGATTCTCTGTTGCTGAATATGAATTTGCAACTCTTACGGTAAAAGGAGGTAAGATATTGGACTCTGATCCAttagatttaatattattccttttgttagttcttattattattattacatgaaAAACATGCAATGACATGGCGATGACTGATAACAAAAGTAGAGTAACGAAATGATTTTATAGGTGCTCTGGCCCCGGTCAGAGAAATTCCCGGAATGGAAGAAGGCCAAAGTGAATTAGAGAAAgcattgatgtattttttgacaaatgtaAATTTGATCGTTCCCGTTGCAGCTGCATTGGCTGTTATTTTCATCGCCTTTGCCGTCATTTGTGTTATTCGTGGAAGAAATCATTCCTTTGCCAAaggtaataatattttcttttttctcttcttatTATTTGCCATTAGGAACTATTGCCCCCCCTTTCGGAAGAAAGGGCTCCACTGATGGAAATCCTTTCCCTAATCTTCCGGACTGGGTTGATCTTGACATTATTGTCCCTGTTGGAGCAACTGTTGTCGTTATTTGTGTTGGGATTTTGGTAGTGTGTGTGGCTGTTACGAGGCGTAAACAACCCATACTTATGCCTCCAGGTTCTTTCTCTCCTCTTTTTACATCTATATATGTAACTCacgagttgtataaaatatgacctaccggTGTCCGAAAATGAAAGTTGAtagtaactctgacaatttaaaacatgttttgaagggtcatgacgttttattagatcagctgtgattggaaggaaataaaaacaaatttcacaCACGTTtcagtcatattttctacatctACATGATTTAAGTTTTcgaatacatcatttttttataattacataatgatgcattataataattgatcaatGTATAATGATGATTTCATCTTACAGAGGAATATGCTCAATACTATGGCCAAATGAATACCATGAATGCACGTATGATGACAACCAAAAGAGACGGACTTCCTTACGAAGAAATGGGCTACTGTCCTCCTCCCAATAGAAAGCTTCCTCCTGTTCCTGGACAACATTCCAACTATAACACCATCGATCGGATTAAAAATGGTAAGTGATTATTGTTGCATCATGGATAAACATGTTTTTTCGCTGTTTGATTGCTTGGGCACAACTGCAAGCTTTAATCCCATCCTACCCtctttgagaaaatttatatacaGTAGAATCCGATTAAACCGTTAACGTATAATACGGATTTTCGTTAATTTATGAAGGACATTTATGAAAGTCCCAaattcgttattatttaatagagtaTATACTCTATTAGAGTCAAAACTAGGGAACAAAgggttatatttttgatagagagtAAGGCCCTTCTATTTGTTAGTTCCATTTTGGCATCTCTGAATACAGgtcactatttttcttaatattaatattcattattgttcattcttataaaacttggttatttAGGCCCcaaaaatggccgacatcaacagtGATGACGTCACCCGGAAGTGCGTTGTAATTATTTCCCATCTAAAAAGTCAACATTTATACCAATAATCTTCTTTAAAGAATAATAGCACATTCAAACTTAATCTTATGATGAAgacatcttttatttattccaaacagtagttcatatatttttttatatagaaatagtaCAAAAAGTAACTTAAgttcaaattacaaattttgaaacgTACAAAGGGtgattccaaattttttaaattaatatacaattataatcaacaaatttgaaatgaatagCTTATTCGCTTAGTTGAACCAATGATTTATTTTGGTCACGCAGTTTTAATTCATTaaggttgttttattttttgttagttccTTAAAATCTGACTTAAACGGGTTCCATTGTATATGATACATTGCAAACTGatcattgtatttaaaaaagagaacatggttgctatttttttttcgtttttttttttttttttttcaacaaagaaATGGAAACTTTATTATGTactgaaaaaaattcacatgtaaataaataaatgaagacatTAAGTATTGAGACTCGGTCAGAGAccctcaaaaaattcaatttcgaTCCAAATTTCATTTCCACAGAAAAGATCAcacatattttttctcttttgtatatatatatttatttttttcatcaaatgtatTGAGACCTGTTCAAGACCAAAGTTGGATCGAATTAGAATTCAAATAACCACGGTCTCATATGGGTCTAGGATTTTTAGACCGAATCCCAACACTAgtagataaaattaatacatttagcATTTTGGGACtggattttaaattaattacgaACTATtaacaactttgtttttttctgaaaatatatatattaatacttatattttttacataactgAAAGTATTGACATCCCTCTGGTCTTTATCATAGAACTGCAGTTCAAGTCTAAATTggaattatcattatataaatgctattatatacatatattgatattaatggagcaatatatttataaagcagtCATGATTATAGctgatttctgtttatttcttcaaatggcAATGCCTATGTTCTTGGATATGTATAACTATCGTCATCCGtgatttagaaatacaatttcaattgCACTTTATTATGTTCATGTACTAGCGGGAGTACCCTGCATTACTAAGAGTTATTAAGCGCCGATAAGCGTAgaaacattgctttattaatatagattatatgGGTATTAGGAAAATTGCTCTAGGCGGATCccataaaattttatccaaatgTAGATTGTGTAGAAAGAAAacagaaaattttaaactaagtaCTCTTAGGAACAAAACAACAATTGAGAGACAGGTATATTCAGCTTAATTTTTTCATCCATCTCATTCTTATAAGAATGCTAAATATAATGTTGAAACTTGTCTCCTTTATGAATTTGTGAATGAAAATGAAGATgagattatttttgtcaaagtttAATGATAAGTTTAACTCATCAacctttattttcaatcaaccACTATtcaaaagggcaaaaaaaattatgcaattagATGCttgatattgtaaattaaacctTTTAATGATAAAGTTCAATGaagcaaatacattttcaaaaaaactaaattatcttATATACAAAACTTTGTTGACTTCAGACAATTTCAAGAGTTTAATAGATAAAGTTATAAGTAACATTACGCtcatgatttaaataaaactttttttttattattcgatattgttgttttgttaacatttttgtataagtttATTCTAAAATTATCTTCGAGAAAAATATAGAGATGTCAATATTTTCTGACACGAACGCATACATGTATTTGCGGCTATCTAATACTACCACGGTGTGGATTttgaaacaattaatatatatagtataataaaaatagatggtgaaattaatgaaaaatgtacTCCCATCTTGAATTGTTGCCAGATGCATCAAATAATGAATGTTAGTGTAgtataaaatacaattgatcttttatcatattttaatttgatatttatgtgTAATTAAAAAGTACTCGCATTAAAATGATTCAAATCATGTAAAGAGTATATACTTACCCCACATCTTTTGAATGTTCtcaaaagtacaaatatatgtacttttccTCTTTGAATCGATGCTACATTGATGAATCCGTCTTTAAATAAATCatgaatttaaatgaatatatgcaTCCGTTAGGAAATAAGAAACAACCTAGTTACACCACTTGGGATCCTCGAAAGAAGCAAGGACAAGAAATGCCTCAATACGATGAGATCCCTTATGGGGATATGGGGCCACCTCCCAGTAGTAATGCTGTTCCTATCAGTAAAGGCAACCTTCCCCAAGTACCTGACGAGTATTCACAAGTACCTATGATTCCCCAAAGACAAGGTTTGTTCATCACCGAATAATTCTTTCCTCTCTCACACCTCCTTCTCCTAATCGTCCATCctctccatttttttccaacttcATTAAATACTATCTTTTTCGTAAAAGtctaaactatatatttttttttttctctatcatTCTTCAATTGAGTTTTTCGTTTCGATTTTCACTCTCTAGGATCTTCTTCTTTCATACTCGAAGTTTTCATCTATGTTCACAATTCACAATTTACTCATTTTAATACTTCTTTCTCTCTTATTATTCATACACTTAGTTGGAGGATCCATTGGAAATGCGGATGAAGATATTAGTCCATATGCTACATTCCATCTATTGGGTATGAGAGAAGAAAATAAGGGAGGAATGCCACCCAATGCCACGTCCAATATTCAAACTCTTCCACATAAACAGCATCAAAACGGTGTTTCAAACACTCCTAAACATATTTCTCAGACAATGAACGTAagtggcaattttttttttatttgtctttatgGGGGTTTCTTAAATTATTAGTGGCGGAGAGGCCTTTCAGGAACGAATATTTTATAGGGCTGCCAAATTGGTGgtgtgaaaatatttaaaaacaatattcactttctttaaataaaaaagatcaaggaGTCGGTAAAATTTACACGTCATGGCCTCCCCTGTGAAAATTGTGCCACTCCGCCGCTgcacattaataaatattataattatttaacgaTCCCGACTTATAGTATTCATCTAGGCGGAAATGCGTAATCAAATCAGGAAGTTTTCATTATTTAGGAGAAAAAATAGATCTGCAATGCGTCTTCTGTCAAAAGTTGACCtattctgtaaaataaatatataccaatTAGTACATTTAGTTAATTTCATGCTCAATAAGTATACACTTCTTACTATATCACAGCATTTTTGTCCATGGTTTATAAGTCACATTGAAATTACTATTCAAGGCgtaaaacatgaaaatgaccattaaaatctTCCAAGAACCATGGTTTGGTCTTAaacgaatttttaaaataaaatcatttttttagagtatGACTACAATTGAAAGCCATGTTTtcacacaaaataattatacaattatatatagttCTTTCTCGTCTAAATATGGCTTTGAATCATAatcatactataaaaaattgatttttttttagggcTCTAAAGGCAAAATCTATGTTTATTGaaggttttaatggtcattttcgtgctttacgacttaaataacaatataaaatgtagGCTTTAGCCCGTCGGCGTACCATGACTTAAATTTTGTTACATAGTTGCATTAGTTCAGTTCCATCAAACACCATAGTAATGACACTTTTAAACAGATTTTAAGAATagggtaaaaatatataaattacacatAAATTGGCAGTTGTAGGTTTGTTACTTATACCtaatgttgtgtcggtccttctTTAATACTGTAGACTACAGTaccgtccagttcagtcataaaacttataaagttcggtccttgaggacgtcattcaactttatttcttctatttttaataagttctaGTACCAGGGGCGTATttgggctggagaggctgtagctcccctcccccaaatacaaaaaacaattccGTTTCCGGAATTATTTTCtacagaatttaatatttgaaatttcatttttagacttttttcagaaaaaaaataattgcaagaAGTCCCTcccaaacaa
The Lepeophtheirus salmonis chromosome 10, UVic_Lsal_1.4, whole genome shotgun sequence DNA segment above includes these coding regions:
- the Dscam1 gene encoding cell adhesion molecule Dscam1 isoform X30 — protein: MALPFRKSLVLILLGLIASTLADTSGPVFIEEPPNHVDFSNTTGVTIVCQSRGTPLPKITWVKSDGTNITVVPGLRQVQTNGNLVLPPFRAQHYSQEVHAQTYRCIAENKLGKVQSRDVHVRAVLSQDFEVETHNVYVIIGNSALLKCEIPSFMNDFVQIESWADSQGNSYYPTDPQDGKYVVLPSGELQIRNVVPEDGFKTYKCRTKHKLTGETKLSATAGKLVITEPIGSTKPQFSGDISLTGIKRVKDSSVILICNAQASPIPSFRWYKFMEANNNKKLVKLDDRVKQVGGTLIIKEAKVEDSGKYLCMVNNSVGGESVETVLTVTAPLSVDVEPKTQVVDYGRSVTFKCNYKGNPIKEVFWLKNGKSINHNENTLRINSVKKDDRGMYQCFIRNEQESAQATAELKLGGRFDPPEFISHFEETIVKPGGYLSISCIAKGDPSPNIKWFIYGKEVKNEGAITVGSFRDANGDVTSHLNISQVKTQFGGTYECQASSKVGKISHMAKLNVFGAPYVKKMRPMKVVAGKSMFITCPVAGYPISNIVWEKDGRQLPFNDRQTVFPNGTLIISDIQRKEDASVYTCVARNDEGYSARSDLEVSVMEPPSLMPLTFGRDILDEGEFAQLICIVSKGDEPLTMSWTLKGDDVSSEPGLSTTKIGTRTSILTINSVGYRHSGVYTCTSQNEAGVATQSAELKVNVRPRWTVEPTDKHFAQGSEAKIDCKSDGFPQPKIVWRKAIGLPVSNEQRPTPSDYKDLDVSNDRNMKIIDGTLIIKNIQKSNEGFYLCKASNGIGGISAVAKISVQAPPSFEIKKRTQTALISDNTVLQCEAKGEKPIGVLWNMNNKRLDAKVDDRYTIREEVIDDGVLSTISIKRTERGDSALFTCVATNAFGSDDTSINLIIQENPETPYDLKVLDKAGRTVKLSWQTPYNGNSNLTRYVIEFKPTKGSWKNDIDHVLVPGDQNQAVVYSLKPANSYHFRIVAQNVIGVSGPSDTITIETAEEAPSGPPVDIRVSAVDQQTLRVSWKPPLTEHWNGDILGYYVGYKATANSEEKPYLFETVEFRKEQGHEHQLQISNLEVFTEYAVVVQAFNKIGQGPMSDEVLVHTAEGAPTEPPQDIDLVTLSSQSIKVTWSSPPLASAHGIIKGYKVIYGPSKVWYDPSSHATKISSDMQAELTGLQRYTNYSIQVLAFTNGGDGTKTEVFTTTTEQDIPGPPSSVKALAMSDDSILVSWQLPKEQNGKIIQYTVYIKELDRSRDIAPTSRKVDSLQMSLQIDNLSSKARYEFWVTAHTSIGGGPRSKKVTLTPTDRIPAKIASFGNSYSAIAKTDIQLPCIAVGFPIPALHWKIDGMPIPENDRIRQLPDGSLQITRISKDDAAQYTCMVNNKYGQDTVIHQLIVNGPPDPPEMSLTAQTTDSITVKIKPTKNVDKSSIHGFTIHYKPEFGDWSTASVPYGSEEFILDELLCGQRYHLYATAYNDIGIGDISPQVTTKTKGVQPTVPDAHRFLEVSAGSVTLHLNAWIDGGCPMKYFMVEYKPKNHKDWTLVSNSVKAGGNFVVLDLNPATWYNLRVTAHNNAGFSVAEYEFATLTVKGGALAPVREIPGMEEGQSELEKALMYFLTNVNLIVPVAAALAVIFIAFAVICVIRGRNHSFAKEEYAQYYGQMNTMNARMMTTKRDGLPYEEMGYCPPPNRKLPPVPGQHSNYNTIDRIKNGNKKQPSYTTWDPRKKQGQEMPQYDEIPYGDMGPPPSSNAVPISKGNLPQVPDEYSQVPMIPQRQVGGSIGNADEDISPYATFHLLGMREENKGGMPPNATSNIQTLPHKQHQNGVSNTPKHISQTMNPRKNEAVNQPPPMYDSVVGDYEPGHPNFQQNFGNPYDCPEGMYGGSMMSSVAGYSQVSDHAVNQSGLPLPPQHMMHPHQQQHPYPHQHQHQPPIQQMQHQIQMQRQAAQQQIMSQSLHEGQNVPGNTNTVIYKGGGPTRGQAMSLPDEDFPPPPPIRSADTSLNDSNSTTQSNLTSECSEAECDREPLVKNRAPLSSSPNAKELTTEEMRKLIERNEVVSTSSGLTAFDSVNV
- the Dscam1 gene encoding cell adhesion molecule Dscam1 isoform X7, which gives rise to MALPFRKSLVLILLGLIASTLADTSGPVFIEEPPNHVDFSNTTGVTIVCQSRGTPLPKITWVKSDGTNITVVPGLRQVQTNGNLVLPPFRAQHYSQEVHAQTYRCIAENKLGKVQSRDVHVRAVIAQDFQSNVIHETYVIVGNDALVKCDIPSFVADNVHIVSWHDSEGNSFLPSVFEFDGKYVVLPSGELQIRNVVPEDGFKTYKCRTKHKLTGETKLSATAGKLVITEPIGSTKPQFSGDISLTGIKRVKDSSVILICNAQASPIPSFRWYKFMEANNNKKLVKLDDRVKQVGGTLIIKEAKVEDSGKYLCMVNNSVGGESVETVLTVTAPLSVDVEPKTQVVDYGRSVTFKCNYKGNPIKEVFWLKNGKSINHNENTLRINSVKKDDRGMYQCFIRNEQESAQATAELKLGGRFDPPEFISHFEETIVKPGGYLSISCIAKGDPSPNIKWFIYGKEVKNEGAITVGSFRDANGDVTSHLNISQVKTQFGGTYECQASSKVGKISHMAKLNVFGAPYVKKMRPMKVVAGKSMFITCPVAGYPISNIVWEKDGRQLPFNDRQTVFPNGTLIISDIQRKEDASVYTCVARNDEGYSARSDLEVSVMEPPRILPLTFGQEVMNEGQFAQVVCIVTEGDEPLSIGWSLQGDSISSEPSLSTSSLGTRTSMLTIQSIGYRHSGVYTCKATNKAGSGSQSAVLRVNVRPRWTVEPTDKHFAQGSEAKIDCKSDGFPQPKIVWRKAIGLPVSNEQRPTPSDYKDLDVSNDRNMKIIDGTLIIKNIQKSNEGFYLCKASNGIGGISAVAKISVQAPPSFEIKKRTQTALISDNTVLQCEAKGEKPIGVLWNMNNKRLDAKVDDRYTIREEVIDDGVLSTISIKRTERGDSALFTCVATNAFGSDDTSINLIIQENPETPYDLKVLDKAGRTVKLSWQTPYNGNSNLTRYVIEFKPTKGSWKNDIDHVLVPGDQNQAVVYSLKPANSYHFRIVAQNVIGVSGPSDTITIETAEEAPSGPPVDIRVSAVDQQTLRVSWKPPLTEHWNGDILGYYVGYKATANSEEKPYLFETVEFRKEQGHEHQLQISNLEVFTEYAVVVQAFNKIGQGPMSDEVLVHTAEGAPTEPPQDIDLVTLSSQSIKVTWSSPPLASAHGIIKGYKVIYGPSKVWYDPSSHATKISSDMQAELTGLQRYTNYSIQVLAFTNGGDGTKTEVFTTTTEQDIPGPPSSVKALAMSDDSILVSWQLPKEQNGKIIQYTVYIKELDRSRDIAPTSRKVDSLQMSLQIDNLSSKARYEFWVTAHTSIGGGPRSKKVTLTPTDRIPAKIASFGNSYSAIAKTDIQLPCIAVGFPIPALHWKIDGMPIPENDRIRQLPDGSLQITRISKDDAAQYTCMVNNKYGQDTVIHQLIVNGPPDPPEMSLTAQTTDSITVKIKPTKNVDKSSIHGFTIHYKPEFGDWSTASVPYGSEEFILDELLCGQRYHLYATAYNDIGIGDISPQVTTKTKGVQPTVPDAHRFLEVSAGSVTLHLNAWIDGGCPMKYFMVEYKPKNHKDWTLVSNSVKAGGNFVVLDLNPATWYNLRVTAHNNAGFSVAEYEFATLTVKGGALAPVREIPGMEEGQSELEKALMYFLTNVNLIVPVAAALAVIFIAFAVICVIRGRNHSFAKEEYAQYYGQMNTMNARMMTTKRDGLPYEEMGYCPPPNRKLPPVPGQHSNYNTIDRIKNGNKKQPSYTTWDPRKKQGQEMPQYDEIPYGDMGPPPSSNAVPISKGNLPQVPDEYSQVPMIPQRQVGGSIGNADEDISPYATFHLLGMREENKGGMPPNATSNIQTLPHKQHQNGVSNTPKHISQTMNPRKNEAVNQPPPMYDSVVGDYEPGHPNFQQNFGNPYDCPEGMYGGSMMSSVAGYSQVSDHAVNQSGLPLPPQHMMHPHQQQHPYPHQHQHQPPIQQMQHQIQMQRQAAQQQIMSQSLHEGQNVPGNTNTVIYKGGGPTRGQAMSLPDEDFPPPPPIRSADTSLNDSNSTTQSNLTSECSEAECDREPLVKNRAPLSSSPNAKELTTEEMRKLIERNEVVSTSSGLTAFDSVNV
- the Dscam1 gene encoding cell adhesion molecule Dscam1 isoform X48, translated to MALPFRKSLVLILLGLIASTLADTSGPVFIEEPPNHVDFSNTTGVTIVCQSRGTPLPKITWVKSDGTNITVVPGLRQVQTNGNLVLPPFRAQHYSQEVHAQTYRCIAENKLGKVQSRDVHVRAVLSQDFEVETHNVYVIIGNSALLKCEIPSFMNDFVQIESWADSQGNSYYPTDPQDGKYVVLPSGELQIRNVVPEDGFKTYKCRTKHKLTGETKLSATAGKLVITEPVGSTAPKFSEKSNLMGLMTVVNSPITLLCSAQSSPIPSFRWYKFMEANNNKKLVKLDDRVKQVGGTLIIKEAKVEDSGKYLCMVNNSVGGESVETVLTVTAPLSVDVEPKTQVVDYGRSVTFKCNYKGNPIKEVFWLKNGKSINHNENTLRINSVKKDDRGMYQCFIRNEQESAQATAELKLGGRFDPPEFISHFEETIVKPGGYLSISCIAKGDPSPNIKWFIYGKEVKNEGAITVGSFRDANGDVTSHLNISQVKTQFGGTYECQASSKVGKISHMAKLNVFGAPYVKKMRPMKVVAGKSMFITCPVAGYPISNIVWEKDGRQLPFNDRQTVFPNGTLIISDIQRKEDASVYTCVARNDEGYSARSDLEVSVMEPPRILPLTFGQEVMNEGQFAQVVCIVTEGDEPLSIGWSLQGDSISSEPSLSTSSLGTRTSMLTIQSIGYRHSGVYTCKATNKAGSGSQSAVLRVNVRPRWTVEPTDKHFAQGSEAKIDCKSDGFPQPKIVWRKAIGLPVSNEQRPTPSDYKDLDVSNDRNMKIIDGTLIIKNIQKSNEGFYLCKASNGIGGISAVAKISVQAPPSFEIKKRTQTALISDNTVLQCEAKGEKPIGVLWNMNNKRLDAKVDDRYTIREEVIDDGVLSTISIKRTERGDSALFTCVATNAFGSDDTSINLIIQENPETPYDLKVLDKAGRTVKLSWQTPYNGNSNLTRYVIEFKPTKGSWKNDIDHVLVPGDQNQAVVYSLKPANSYHFRIVAQNVIGVSGPSDTITIETAEEAPSGPPVDIRVSAVDQQTLRVSWKPPLTEHWNGDILGYYVGYKATANSEEKPYLFETVEFRKEQGHEHQLQISNLEVFTEYAVVVQAFNKIGQGPMSDEVLVHTAEGAPTEPPQDIDLVTLSSQSIKVTWSSPPLASAHGIIKGYKVIYGPSKVWYDPSSHATKISSDMQAELTGLQRYTNYSIQVLAFTNGGDGTKTEVFTTTTEQDIPGPPSSVKALAMSDDSILVSWQLPKEQNGKIIQYTVYIKELDRSRDIAPTSRKVDSLQMSLQIDNLSSKARYEFWVTAHTSIGGGPRSKKVTLTPTDRIPAKIASFGNSYSAIAKTDIQLPCIAVGFPIPALHWKIDGMPIPENDRIRQLPDGSLQITRISKDDAAQYTCMVNNKYGQDTVIHQLIVNGPPDPPEMSLTAQTTDSITVKIKPTKNVDKSSIHGFTIHYKPEFGDWSTASVPYGSEEFILDELLCGQRYHLYATAYNDIGIGDISPQVTTKTKGVQPTVPDAHRFLEVSAGSVTLHLNAWIDGGCPMKYFMVEYKPKNHKDWTLVSNSVKAGGNFVVLDLNPATWYNLRVTAHNNAGFSVAEYEFATLTVKGGALAPVREIPGMEEGQSELEKALMYFLTNVNLIVPVAAALAVIFIAFAVICVIRGRNHSFAKEEYAQYYGQMNTMNARMMTTKRDGLPYEEMGYCPPPNRKLPPVPGQHSNYNTIDRIKNGNKKQPSYTTWDPRKKQGQEMPQYDEIPYGDMGPPPSSNAVPISKGNLPQVPDEYSQVPMIPQRQVGGSIGNADEDISPYATFHLLGMREENKGGMPPNATSNIQTLPHKQHQNGVSNTPKHISQTMNPRKNEAVNQPPPMYDSVVGDYEPGHPNFQQNFGNPYDCPEGMYGGSMMSSVAGYSQVSDHAVNQSGLPLPPQHMMHPHQQQHPYPHQHQHQPPIQQMQHQIQMQRQAAQQQIMSQSLHEGQNVPGNTNTVIYKGGGPTRGQAMSLPDEDFPPPPPIRSADTSLNDSNSTTQSNLTSECSEAECDREPLVKNRAPLSSSPNAKELTTEEMRKLIERNEVVSTSSGLTAFDSVNV